In Syngnathus scovelli strain Florida chromosome 16, RoL_Ssco_1.2, whole genome shotgun sequence, the genomic stretch TATGCAAAAGTAAGTGAATTTAGTCTTCGTTTTCCCATTTAAGGTGCTCCAGCATACATCTTCTCTGTTTATTTCAATGTcaacatttttcaaaaaaacgtgtgtgtgtgtgtgtgtgtgtgtgtgtgtgcgtgcgcgcgcgtgcgtgtggggGGAGGGGCAAAGTGTGACAGAGCAGTGGTAAGGAGCGCTGTTGAGTGTCAAAAAGGGGTGTACAGCCTTAGTCAGTCCAATGAGGTGGAACGGAACCTTGAAGTTTGGAACATTCCAATGTGTGCAAGGAAAACATTGAATGGACAATGATGTGAAAAAATAtccttttaaaacagtttgatgtataatcgcattttttttccaataaccccccgcaaaatttcaacgtaaactcccttatttacatttttttcccctctcaaaTGTTTCAAGAATTTTGCCTTTATTCTTCAAACTGTACAACTTTTAAACTTAAGCAGAATTTTAAACTGATGTGGAATTGTGTTTTGTTCCCCTCCCTTTTCTAAAATGTCAACTTCATCTTTCAAAATGTTAACATTACTCCTAACTACAACTTTCTTGGcgtaattgttgttgttgttgttgtttttttcctcctgtgATGCCAATTGGTAAGGAAGCTGAGGAACGAGTCCAAGAGTCCAGAGGTGGAGGTTCACCTTCTAGCTCGCGGGGCTCCCCGGCAGGACCGGATCCGAGACGTGCCTCTGGATCTCCGGCGCTTCTGAAGAGACCTCCAGGTGCTCAGGGAGGGACGGGAAGCGCTGGCCGCTGCCCAGCGTCCCCGGGGCCTCAGGCTGGGGTGGCGTCAGGGACATGTTGTCGTCTGAGGCAGCCGTCACGTGGATCCCGCTGGACAGCGAGTCCTTGGACTTGGTTTCAGACTCTGGACTCTACGGCGGTAAGCAGGGCATGTTAGACATGCTTACAATCACATGCTGGGAATTCAGTGCGGATGAGTACCTGTAGCAGCAGGGCGGCGCTGTCCATCATGGGAGGGACGGTGCAGAGGGTGGGCGGTGGCACGCTGCCGTACAGGGCGGCGGCAGCGGGGGGCAAGGGGCTGGGTGATACGGCGCTGTAGGCGGGCGGCACCGGCGCCATCTGACGCTGAAGGAGCTGCAAGATGACGGTGATGTCCGCCGTCATTCGGCTCTCCAGCCTGTGGCAACGACACAGAGATGAACGATTGGATAGTGTAGGATTGCATTGTAAACTCAAGTTCCATGGCATCAAAGTATTTTGTGaagcccaaaaaaacaaaaacaaactagtCTCCCCAGATACGAGGGCAGTCCACCAGATGCCGCTGTTGCGCCAACTCCTTCATACAAACACCAACGAACACAATGACATGATCATCACAATAGATGACGTCAGTGATATAGCACTGTCGTTTGATGTTTTGAGATCATTCACTCACTCCTCTGCATCATTTTCCCAGCCCTGGTTGCATGATCTCAACAACGGACTTGTGATCGGTCTGAGCAGGTCGTCGGGGggtatagctcagtggtagagcatttGACTGCAGATCAAGAGGTCCCCGGTTCAAATCCGGGTGCCCCCTTCAAATAGCTTTTCTTACCAATGGCGTCATGACTATTATGATACCCTATTGTGAtatatttggggggaaaaactaaacaaaacaaacaaaaaggtgaAAGTCAAGTCCCACCGGTTTAACTGCGACTGCAACACTTCCAGTCTTGACCCGAGCTCGCTGGGCCGGTCATCAGAACAGGAGACGGGCTGGAAGCCAGCGGTCCTGGCTGCCGCCGCCGACGAGCGTCTCTGGGCCTCGGAGTACTGGCTGGCCCGGCGGTCCGGCCAGTAGCCGTAAAGTCCTGACATGTTGACCGCAACGGCGGCTGTGAGGAAGGATACAATCTGAAATGTTCATCTTCATAGCTAAAATCATACATACGGTGGACTTTTTACCTGAGTAGGGTGGCCCGGCAAGCTCTGCGGGCTTGGCTAACCCAGGGGCGGGTCTGCTGTGGGGCAGGAGGTTCATGACGGCCGAGGGGTAGTCTCTGGCATCCCCTGCAGGCGGCGGGAGGTACAACTCCCCCTTGCTGCTATGCCTCATATGCTTCATCTCCTCGTCGCTGGACTCGCTTGAAAATGTTTCGCTGCTGCACTGTTCGTCCCACCGTGGCGTTGCCATTCTGTGATGGTTGCccattggacacgcctgctcggGGTAGCTTTTCTCCCGGTCCGTCCCATCTGAagaaggatttttattttttttaaatgacatattCACTcggtgagcctttttttttggggggggggtcactgcTCACCTGGTCTGTTGCGGCGTCGCGGGGAGCCCCTGTGGTGCCTGCTGCGGCGGTAGCCACATTCAGAGTCCTTGCTTGGGGTTGGCAGGTTTATTCGATCTGCCTGATACAAAGCAGCTTCAGCAATGGACAAATAGAAGCTTGGAGCAGAGTTTGCAGGCCCAGATTATTCCTAAACATCTCCATCTGGTGGCACTCACATCTCTCAGGTTGAAGGTGATCTCCAGGTTGTGCCAGAAAGTGTCTGCAAAGTCAGGGTACATGTCCAGAACTTCCATGAGGTCATCCCTCTGGATCTTGTGAAGGTCGCAGTACGTCAGGGCCCGCACATCGGCGCTGGACTTGCCGGGCCTGCCGTACATGCTGACGGACTCGCCGAAGATGTCGTTCTTTCCTGGTGACGCGCATGAGATTCAAAAGTGTGCGGAACGTTGGAATGAAATGGAGTTGTGCCCAAACACCcctggcgaggcgaggcgaggcgaggcgacacGACACAGACGCCAGACGTCACACTCACCCAGAATGGCCACCACCATGTCATCGCGCAAGATCTCAATGGAGCCGCTGGAGATGAAATAAAGGGCGGTGAGAATGTCACCGCTATGCACCAGGGTGTCGCCGGGCGGCGCGTGGGTGGTCTTGAAGCGGATGGCCAGGGCGCGCAGGCAACCTTTGTTGGCGCCTCGGAAGGCCTTGCACTGCTGCATCAGCGTGCGGTTCAGGTGCAGGCAGATGTCCGCCTGCAGGCACTCGGGGAAGCCCTTCAACACCTGTGGGGAAAGGGaaaccgaataaaaaaaaaaaaaaaaaaaaaaatcaaacggcAAAAGATTCGAGTTGTTTCGAGAGCCAATGAGCACCCTCACAGCATTCATGTCGATGCCGTTGGTGTAGGACCAGGCGTGCTGGAAATACTCCTCCAGACGCTGGCGCAAGCCCCCAGGGATCTGATGGAAGCGGATGAACTCTTTGACCCGCAGCATCTGCGTGTGGTAGCGCGCCGTGCCCGAGTAGAGCCTCTGGATGATGGCCGACACGTTGCCGAAGATGCTGGCGTACATCAGAGCTGCGGAAAACGCACGCTTACGACAACGCGACTAAAAGGGCGCAGAgccacgcccgcccgcccgcccgcccgcacgcaCTCACATCCGATGAGCATGACGCAGATGGAGAAGATCTTTTCGGGGTTGGTGTTGGGCGAGACGTTTCCGAAGCCCACGCTGGTCAGGCTGCTGAAGGTGAAGTAGAGCGCCGTGACGTACTTGTCCTTGATGGACGGCCCCGAGGCCGCGTCGCTGTCGTTGTAGCGcttgccgatctgctcggccagGTTGTCCAGCCAGCCGATCTTCATGACCCCCACGCGGACCGAGCTGGTGCGCTCCACGTTGCCGATGGCGTACCAGATGCACGCCAGCCAGTGGGCGATCAAGGCGAAGGTGCACATGAGCAGGAAGAGCACGGCGGCGCCGTATTCAGAGTAGCGGTCCAGCTTGCGGGCCACCCGCACCAAACGCAGCAGGCGGGCCGTCTTCAGCAGGCCGATCAGCGTGGTCGTCTGCGGCTGGGGCCACGCGTGCGCAGATAAATCAACCGTCGCCGTGTTTTTTGCGGGCCACGATTTTGTTTTTGCCATACCTCCTCCGAGCCGGAGCGGAAGATGAGCAGGTCAAAGGGGATGGCGGCCACGATGTCGATGAGGAACCATCCCTTGAAGTAGTGCTGGGCGATGCGCCCCGGGTGGCTGACCACTTCGTCGTTGTGGTTCACGTAGGTGGTCCGGAAGTTGATGAGGATGTCCACGATGAACATGACGTCCACCACCAGGTCCACCACGTTGAGAGGGTTGCACGTGTAGCCACACGTCCGCCGCCGGTCCTCCTCCACCTCGTTGAGGAGGAAGGCGGCCGAGTAGGGCGTGAAGATGGCCGTGTAGATGACCAGCAGCAGAATGAGCCAGTCCCACATGGCCTTGAAGGGGCTGTAGTGCAGGATGGTCCAGCGGTGGATGCGCGGAGCCTGCAGCTTGTACTCGGGAAGCACGTCGGCGCCGAGCGACAGCACCTGTTTCCGTGGAACATTAAACCAGGCCGTTTTAGgttgttgtaaaaaaacaaaaaacaacaggcTGATTTGCAAGACGGAAGGACAACATCCATCAGCGACTGCCGCCTCCCTCCAACACACATAACCGGTGAATTCACAAGAAGGCATGAATTGACGGTCTGTTTCCACCGGCCGAGGTCCGAGCTGAAAATAAGCACCTTTAGAAAAAAAGAATGATAAAAGTAAATGGCCAGAGCTTGACAATATTTGGGAACAAATCAAAATAAGGCCAGCCGTTTGTTGACGTCACTTTTAAATGTGGTGACCTACCTGCTGTAGAAGGGCAACATGCTAATGAGAGTGTAAACACAAGGTTGGGTCATCCAACAAGTTATTGATGCGCTCGATTTTGTAATGAGCGTCACAAGTCCCCCGTCGCATGCGAGCCGTCGGCTCGTTCTAATTAACATGGCAGCGGTGCGCCGCGTGCCTAAAAGCCTCAAGTTGACACCACTCACACGTGACAAAGCCAGAAGGACAATTTGGGAATTTAAGGAAACCGATCTGTGCTAActgagacaaaaacaacaaattcgCCAAGCCAGACAAACAGcaaggcccaaaaaaaaaaacaaaaaaaaaaaaaaaaaccccgattGCAACAAGTCAACTGGGGACAACAATGGCACAAAAGTGTCGCTAAGACGAAAAAGTCACAAAGGTCAAGTTGGCCAAGTAGCCCTGCGACAACTAAGGCAAAATGACAATTGGGGCAAACCCCCACCCAAAAAAGAAGCGGATGAGCTCATGTGGCAAGACGGTGTCCTGCCTTCCTGCGCTCACCTGTCAGCTCCACGTGGACAAGAGGAGCATCTGAAGAGCACTTCAGCAGCAGATAAAGGAGCCGCATGTGTATTTATAAATCAAAATCAAAGTACTCACAGGCTGTAGTTTCTGCTTGAAGCTCATGTTGAAGTGCACTTCATGCTAACCAGacagtcagagagagagagagcgagagcgagagagagagagagcgagagagagagagagcaagagagagagagagagcgagagagagcaacCTCTGTTCATCCATCGACATCTCTCCCTCAACTACATTCCTCCCCCTTTGCTTTCTCTCTGTACCTCTGGATTAGGCCCAACCCAAAAATGGCCTCCGTGTGACATTATGACATCATAAGTACAATAGAGGCGCTGAGAAACGCTAGGcgtccaaagttcaacaaagttcaaaactgctgGCAACTAAGACAAGTCAAGTGGCTACAAAGAACCCAAAATGAGCATTTGGGCAGGCAGGTCAACTGTGGCAGCAAAGCCaaatcaaaaaaaaatccaaaaagaaTCATTTGGAAACATACGTACGTCAACTAGGTGCAAAACACACAGCCAAAGAGCATCATTGAAATTCTGATTTAGGATTGACAGTACTGAAGGGAAATTATTGCCACTTAGACATAAAATCCTCACATTTGTGCTGTGGAAGCGAGGGGgtgccacgcacgcacgcacgcatgcacgcacgcacgcacgcacgcacgcacgcacgcacgcacacatgcacacacacatgcacgcacacacactcacccacCCAACAACCCAGGCTTTCCTGTTCAATCACGCTATGCACACCAATCCATAGTGGCGTGGATCAATGGCAACCTTCATTTCTCTTTTGCAAGGAGCCAATCGAAACTCAATTAAGCAGCCGGCCATATTTATAGCGTGACGTAACAATAAGCAACATCAAGGCAATTTCATGCTATTCTCACTGTTAGGGAGGGGGCCACCGTGTCGTGTTCGCCTGCAAGGTGTATTCATGGGAACGCTGTCCTCCACGTCCATTAAGCCAAAAGGCCAAGGTCACTCgctgtcagacagacagacagacagacagccagacagacagccaggcagccagccagccagccagccagccagccagccagccagccagccagccagccacacaACGTTGCTCGATGGGCACACAGGCAGGCGGCAGACTCACTTTTGCCAAGTGAACCAGGGAAGGCAAATAAACAAAGCCCAAAATGAGCAAATCAACTGGGGGCAACGTCTCCAAATGGCCAAGCGAACAAGGGGCAGCCTCGGTAAATTGAACAGGTTTTCCAATCCATCCAAGAAATATAGTTTGagttggcaggcaggcaggcaggcacatgGCTGCTTTGCTTGATATTACAAAAGTGTCAGAGTGCTTTTGACACTGGAGTGCTGCGGAGGCGACACAGTGTGCACCAAGTGAAGACACATGTCACACCACAGGTGAGATTATTTCTTCCCGTCTCGCGCCCCTGCCGACAAGACAGAGGGGCCCTCCATTTATAGACATAcccgtgtgtttgtgcgtgcaaaCGTGATACTTAATGACCCAAACCtgtcacagaaacacacacacacacacacacactgatacaCAAGACAAAGGAAGCGAGTGTTGGACTTGTTCTCACAGTAGGTagtggaggagcagaaaaaagaaatataaatgTCACGTTCACCTCCAGCTGAAAGATAAATGATAGCGAGAACTTCTGCCAAGGCTTGAACATTTGTCTGCTGAAAGTAGGACCTTAAAAGGTAAGAGCAGCTCAAACTTGATTCATGTAATAAGatcctacagaaaaaaaacacaccaaaaatCACCCGGACCATTTCCCATCATTTTGGAGGTTGTGTTTACACTGTTGTTAAATGCTGAATCTGGATCAGATCTGGATTGCATGACGCAAAAGCTAATGTCTTTCTGATCTCACCTGCGTCACCTGCGTCACCTTTTCAGTGACATTCTGTGTTCTGTCTTTGACTTTGCTGGGCGCAATGATCTCGATTTCGCCGGGGGACGGCGGTCGGACGCGGTCCGAGCCGAAGGTCAGCGTCACCTGCGGGATGCGCCCGACGGCCCGGTGCCTCATT encodes the following:
- the kcnh6a gene encoding potassium voltage-gated channel subfamily H member 6a isoform X4, whose product is MPVRRGHVALQNTYLDTIIRKFDEQNRKFVIANAQTKNCGIIFCNEAFCQMFGFTRAEIMQQPCTCQFLVGPGTMKSALAQLAQALLGSEERKVEILYYAKEGTCRPCMVDIVPVKNEEGDVIMFILDFQELVDPTLKKSAFKQRVSQGWLYCQNRRLKMRLPVLRSLRRQSLSKDQFEGVVVDYLQPDSEEVPLKDLRIPSKESCMQSETEALIEQDLDPPSPAAQSSAKRRSLLTERLDPGRGTLSRSSSRESVRSLRRASSLDDIDGMKAERSARPGEVRTNSNLRPSVANSTSDSDLMRHRAVGRIPQVTLTFGSDRVRPPSPGEIEIIAPSKVKDRTQNVTEKVTQVTQVLSLGADVLPEYKLQAPRIHRWTILHYSPFKAMWDWLILLLVIYTAIFTPYSAAFLLNEVEEDRRRTCGYTCNPLNVVDLVVDVMFIVDILINFRTTYVNHNDEVVSHPGRIAQHYFKGWFLIDIVAAIPFDLLIFRSGSEEPQTTTLIGLLKTARLLRLVRVARKLDRYSEYGAAVLFLLMCTFALIAHWLACIWYAIGNVERTSSVRVGVMKIGWLDNLAEQIGKRYNDSDAASGPSIKDKYVTALYFTFSSLTSVGFGNVSPNTNPEKIFSICVMLIGSLMYASIFGNVSAIIQRLYSGTARYHTQMLRVKEFIRFHQIPGGLRQRLEEYFQHAWSYTNGIDMNAVLKGFPECLQADICLHLNRTLMQQCKAFRGANKGCLRALAIRFKTTHAPPGDTLVHSGDILTALYFISSGSIEILRDDMVVAILGKNDIFGESVSMYGRPGKSSADVRALTYCDLHKIQRDDLMEVLDMYPDFADTFWHNLEITFNLRDADRINLPTPSKDSECGYRRSRHHRGSPRRRNRPDGTDREKSYPEQACPMGNHHRMATPRWDEQCSSETFSSESSDEEMKHMRHSSKGELYLPPPAGDARDYPSAVMNLLPHSRPAPGLAKPAELAGPPYSAAVAVNMSGLYGYWPDRRASQYSEAQRRSSAAAARTAGFQPVSCSDDRPSELGSRLEVLQSQLNRLESRMTADITVILQLLQRQMAPVPPAYSAVSPSPLPPAAAALYGSVPPPTLCTVPPMMDSAALLLQSPESETKSKDSLSSGIHVTAASDDNMSLTPPQPEAPGTLGSGQRFPSLPEHLEVSSEAPEIQRHVSDPVLPGSPAS
- the kcnh6a gene encoding potassium voltage-gated channel subfamily H member 6a isoform X1, giving the protein MPVRRGHVALQNTYLDTIIRKFDEQNRKFVIANAQTKNCGIIFCNEAFCQMFGFTRAEIMQQPCTCQFLVGPGTMKSALAQLAQALLGSEERKVEILYYAKEGTCRPCMVDIVPVKNEEGDVIMFILDFQELVDPTLKKSAFKQRVSQGWLYCQNRRLKMRLPVLRSLRRQSLSKDQFEGVVVDYLQQPDSEEVPLKDLRIPSKESCMQSETEALIEQDLDPPSPAAQSSAKRRSLLTERLDPGRGTLSRSSSRESVRSLRRASSLDDIDGMKAERSARPGEVRTNSNLRPSVANSTSDSDLMRHRAVGRIPQVTLTFGSDRVRPPSPGEIEIIAPSKVKDRTQNVTEKVTQVTQVLSLGADVLPEYKLQAPRIHRWTILHYSPFKAMWDWLILLLVIYTAIFTPYSAAFLLNEVEEDRRRTCGYTCNPLNVVDLVVDVMFIVDILINFRTTYVNHNDEVVSHPGRIAQHYFKGWFLIDIVAAIPFDLLIFRSGSEEPQTTTLIGLLKTARLLRLVRVARKLDRYSEYGAAVLFLLMCTFALIAHWLACIWYAIGNVERTSSVRVGVMKIGWLDNLAEQIGKRYNDSDAASGPSIKDKYVTALYFTFSSLTSVGFGNVSPNTNPEKIFSICVMLIGSLMYASIFGNVSAIIQRLYSGTARYHTQMLRVKEFIRFHQIPGGLRQRLEEYFQHAWSYTNGIDMNAVRVLIGSRNNSNLLPFDFFFFFFFYSVSLSPQVLKGFPECLQADICLHLNRTLMQQCKAFRGANKGCLRALAIRFKTTHAPPGDTLVHSGDILTALYFISSGSIEILRDDMVVAILGKNDIFGESVSMYGRPGKSSADVRALTYCDLHKIQRDDLMEVLDMYPDFADTFWHNLEITFNLRDADRINLPTPSKDSECGYRRSRHHRGSPRRRNRPDGTDREKSYPEQACPMGNHHRMATPRWDEQCSSETFSSESSDEEMKHMRHSSKGELYLPPPAGDARDYPSAVMNLLPHSRPAPGLAKPAELAGPPYSAAVAVNMSGLYGYWPDRRASQYSEAQRRSSAAAARTAGFQPVSCSDDRPSELGSRLEVLQSQLNRLESRMTADITVILQLLQRQMAPVPPAYSAVSPSPLPPAAAALYGSVPPPTLCTVPPMMDSAALLLQSPESETKSKDSLSSGIHVTAASDDNMSLTPPQPEAPGTLGSGQRFPSLPEHLEVSSEAPEIQRHVSDPVLPGSPAS
- the kcnh6a gene encoding potassium voltage-gated channel subfamily H member 6a isoform X2, with the translated sequence MPVRRGHVALQNTYLDTIIRKFDEQNRKFVIANAQTKNCGIIFCNEAFCQMFGFTRAEIMQQPCTCQFLVGPGTMKSALAQLAQALLGSEERKVEILYYAKEGTCRPCMVDIVPVKNEEGDVIMFILDFQELVDPTLKKSAFKQRVSQGWLYCQNRRLKMRLPVLRSLRRQSLSKDQFEGVVVDYLQPDSEEVPLKDLRIPSKESCMQSETEALIEQDLDPPSPAAQSSAKRRSLLTERLDPGRGTLSRSSSRESVRSLRRASSLDDIDGMKAERSARPGEVRTNSNLRPSVANSTSDSDLMRHRAVGRIPQVTLTFGSDRVRPPSPGEIEIIAPSKVKDRTQNVTEKVTQVTQVLSLGADVLPEYKLQAPRIHRWTILHYSPFKAMWDWLILLLVIYTAIFTPYSAAFLLNEVEEDRRRTCGYTCNPLNVVDLVVDVMFIVDILINFRTTYVNHNDEVVSHPGRIAQHYFKGWFLIDIVAAIPFDLLIFRSGSEEPQTTTLIGLLKTARLLRLVRVARKLDRYSEYGAAVLFLLMCTFALIAHWLACIWYAIGNVERTSSVRVGVMKIGWLDNLAEQIGKRYNDSDAASGPSIKDKYVTALYFTFSSLTSVGFGNVSPNTNPEKIFSICVMLIGSLMYASIFGNVSAIIQRLYSGTARYHTQMLRVKEFIRFHQIPGGLRQRLEEYFQHAWSYTNGIDMNAVRVLIGSRNNSNLLPFDFFFFFFFYSVSLSPQVLKGFPECLQADICLHLNRTLMQQCKAFRGANKGCLRALAIRFKTTHAPPGDTLVHSGDILTALYFISSGSIEILRDDMVVAILGKNDIFGESVSMYGRPGKSSADVRALTYCDLHKIQRDDLMEVLDMYPDFADTFWHNLEITFNLRDADRINLPTPSKDSECGYRRSRHHRGSPRRRNRPDGTDREKSYPEQACPMGNHHRMATPRWDEQCSSETFSSESSDEEMKHMRHSSKGELYLPPPAGDARDYPSAVMNLLPHSRPAPGLAKPAELAGPPYSAAVAVNMSGLYGYWPDRRASQYSEAQRRSSAAAARTAGFQPVSCSDDRPSELGSRLEVLQSQLNRLESRMTADITVILQLLQRQMAPVPPAYSAVSPSPLPPAAAALYGSVPPPTLCTVPPMMDSAALLLQSPESETKSKDSLSSGIHVTAASDDNMSLTPPQPEAPGTLGSGQRFPSLPEHLEVSSEAPEIQRHVSDPVLPGSPAS
- the kcnh6a gene encoding potassium voltage-gated channel subfamily H member 6a isoform X3, which gives rise to MPVRRGHVALQNTYLDTIIRKFDEQNRKFVIANAQTKNCGIIFCNEAFCQMFGFTRAEIMQQPCTCQFLVGPGTMKSALAQLAQALLGSEERKVEILYYAKEGTCRPCMVDIVPVKNEEGDVIMFILDFQELVDPTLKKSAFKQRVSQGWLYCQNRRLKMRLPVLRSLRRQSLSKDQFEGVVVDYLQQPDSEEVPLKDLRIPSKESCMQSETEALIEQDLDPPSPAAQSSAKRRSLLTERLDPGRGTLSRSSSRESVRSLRRASSLDDIDGMKAERSARPGEVRTNSNLRPSVANSTSDSDLMRHRAVGRIPQVTLTFGSDRVRPPSPGEIEIIAPSKVKDRTQNVTEKVTQVTQVLSLGADVLPEYKLQAPRIHRWTILHYSPFKAMWDWLILLLVIYTAIFTPYSAAFLLNEVEEDRRRTCGYTCNPLNVVDLVVDVMFIVDILINFRTTYVNHNDEVVSHPGRIAQHYFKGWFLIDIVAAIPFDLLIFRSGSEEPQTTTLIGLLKTARLLRLVRVARKLDRYSEYGAAVLFLLMCTFALIAHWLACIWYAIGNVERTSSVRVGVMKIGWLDNLAEQIGKRYNDSDAASGPSIKDKYVTALYFTFSSLTSVGFGNVSPNTNPEKIFSICVMLIGSLMYASIFGNVSAIIQRLYSGTARYHTQMLRVKEFIRFHQIPGGLRQRLEEYFQHAWSYTNGIDMNAVLKGFPECLQADICLHLNRTLMQQCKAFRGANKGCLRALAIRFKTTHAPPGDTLVHSGDILTALYFISSGSIEILRDDMVVAILGKNDIFGESVSMYGRPGKSSADVRALTYCDLHKIQRDDLMEVLDMYPDFADTFWHNLEITFNLRDADRINLPTPSKDSECGYRRSRHHRGSPRRRNRPDGTDREKSYPEQACPMGNHHRMATPRWDEQCSSETFSSESSDEEMKHMRHSSKGELYLPPPAGDARDYPSAVMNLLPHSRPAPGLAKPAELAGPPYSAAVAVNMSGLYGYWPDRRASQYSEAQRRSSAAAARTAGFQPVSCSDDRPSELGSRLEVLQSQLNRLESRMTADITVILQLLQRQMAPVPPAYSAVSPSPLPPAAAALYGSVPPPTLCTVPPMMDSAALLLQSPESETKSKDSLSSGIHVTAASDDNMSLTPPQPEAPGTLGSGQRFPSLPEHLEVSSEAPEIQRHVSDPVLPGSPAS